A stretch of the Mycobacterium sp. ITM-2016-00317 genome encodes the following:
- a CDS encoding manganese catalase family protein: MFRHTDYMQFDVKPEKPDPVYARKLQELLGGAFGEMTVTMQYLMQGWNCRMKGKYKDLIMDVATEEIGHVEMIATMCARLLEGAPATDATENALGDPVVAAVMGGMDPQQAIISGGAPTLSDSQGSPWNGKYIVASGNLLADFYANVAAEAQGRVQTARLWHMTDDPGVKAMLKFNLARDTYHQNMWLAAIEELQADGLEGVVAPNDLFDEEFEEHASTLWHLSDGADADKGRWANGPLPDGRHTGRFLADPQPLGDLQSGPPPDPKLYCTYDGAMGEPRPPAFGTEKGLMGKLKDAVDPDKT; encoded by the coding sequence ATGTTCCGCCATACCGATTACATGCAGTTCGACGTGAAACCCGAAAAGCCGGACCCTGTTTACGCGCGCAAACTCCAAGAGTTGCTCGGAGGCGCGTTCGGCGAGATGACGGTCACCATGCAGTACCTGATGCAGGGGTGGAACTGCCGCATGAAGGGCAAGTACAAGGATCTGATCATGGATGTGGCCACCGAAGAGATCGGTCACGTCGAGATGATCGCCACGATGTGCGCCCGACTGCTCGAAGGCGCACCCGCGACCGATGCCACCGAGAACGCCCTCGGCGACCCTGTCGTTGCCGCCGTGATGGGAGGGATGGATCCGCAGCAGGCGATCATTTCCGGTGGTGCGCCGACGCTGTCCGACAGCCAGGGATCGCCCTGGAACGGCAAGTACATTGTGGCGTCAGGCAACCTGCTGGCCGACTTCTACGCCAACGTCGCCGCCGAGGCGCAGGGACGGGTGCAGACCGCCCGGTTGTGGCACATGACCGACGATCCCGGCGTCAAGGCGATGCTCAAGTTCAACCTGGCCCGCGACACCTATCACCAGAACATGTGGCTCGCCGCGATCGAAGAGCTGCAGGCCGACGGACTGGAGGGCGTGGTGGCCCCGAACGATCTGTTCGACGAGGAGTTCGAGGAGCACGCGAGCACGCTGTGGCACCTGTCCGACGGGGCAGACGCCGACAAGGGCAGATGGGCCAACGGACCCCTGCCCGACGGACGTCACACCGGCCGCTTCCTGGCCGATCCGCAACCCCTCGGCGACCTGCAGTCCGGGCCGCCGCCGGACCCGAAGCTCTACTGCACCTACGACGGAGCCATGGGCGAACCCCGGCCGCCGGCCTTCGGAACCGAGAAGGGGTTGATGGGCAAACTCAAGGACGCGGTAGACCCCGACAAGACCTGA
- a CDS encoding N-acetylmuramoyl-L-alanine amidase → MPQPVGRRGNPVWLADVLRATGLDVVEFRGWRRRGHGDFTDIRGVMVHHTGSDTATAASVAFGSPDLAGPLSQLHIARDGTVTVVAAGVAWHAGAGDYPWLPANSGNRHTIGVECANSGTSPAAPHRRNWPDAQYLAMVDSCAAILRHLGRPPGRAIGHKEYAGRAQGKWDPGAIDMDRLRRDIAGRMDIPAAGRDAVLLRRGSRGPHVAELQRRLKHAYAAYAGGLRIDGVFGAETEAAVREFQRRTPVLTADGVVGPATAAALRLRPG, encoded by the coding sequence ATGCCGCAACCCGTCGGCCGGCGCGGTAACCCGGTCTGGCTGGCCGATGTGCTGCGCGCTACCGGGCTGGACGTCGTCGAGTTCCGTGGTTGGCGGCGGCGCGGCCACGGCGACTTCACCGACATCCGTGGGGTCATGGTGCACCACACCGGTTCGGACACCGCCACCGCGGCGTCGGTCGCCTTCGGGTCTCCCGATCTGGCGGGCCCGCTGTCGCAACTGCACATCGCCAGGGACGGCACGGTCACCGTCGTCGCGGCCGGGGTGGCGTGGCACGCCGGGGCCGGCGACTACCCGTGGCTGCCGGCGAACAGCGGCAACCGGCACACGATCGGCGTCGAGTGTGCCAATTCCGGAACCAGTCCAGCCGCGCCGCACCGACGCAACTGGCCCGATGCCCAGTACCTCGCGATGGTCGACAGTTGTGCGGCGATCCTCCGGCACCTCGGCCGGCCGCCCGGCCGCGCGATCGGACACAAGGAGTACGCCGGCCGCGCACAGGGCAAATGGGATCCGGGGGCTATCGACATGGACCGGTTGCGCCGTGACATCGCCGGTCGGATGGACATCCCCGCCGCCGGCCGCGACGCCGTGTTGCTTCGTCGCGGTTCCCGCGGCCCGCACGTCGCCGAACTCCAGCGACGGCTCAAGCATGCCTACGCCGCGTACGCCGGGGGACTGCGCATCGACGGCGTCTTCGGAGCCGAAACCGAGGCGGCGGTAAGGGAATTCCAGCGTCGGACACCGGTCCTGACCGCCGACGGCGTCGTCGGGCCGGCCACTGCCGCGGCGCTGAGGCTGCGCCCCGGCTAG
- a CDS encoding SRPBCC family protein, translated as MSTASHEPSEITSAPIVRRETSASRQQVWDVIADGWTYSQWVVGNSRMRAVDPKWPQPGSTIHHSIGVWPALINDSTLVESWTPEHELVLIANGRPFGKARITLRLQDLDDGGCLIEMAEVPVTPPLSWLPERAALALVFPRNRETTWRLAAIAERRASDDS; from the coding sequence GTGTCGACTGCTTCCCATGAGCCCTCCGAGATCACCAGTGCGCCGATCGTCCGGCGCGAGACGTCGGCCTCTCGACAACAGGTCTGGGACGTCATCGCCGACGGCTGGACCTACTCCCAATGGGTGGTCGGCAACAGCCGCATGCGCGCCGTCGACCCGAAGTGGCCGCAGCCGGGCAGCACCATCCACCACTCGATCGGGGTGTGGCCGGCGCTGATCAACGACAGCACGCTCGTCGAGTCGTGGACCCCTGAGCACGAACTTGTGCTGATCGCCAACGGCCGGCCGTTCGGCAAAGCGCGAATCACCCTGCGCCTCCAGGATCTCGACGACGGCGGATGCCTCATCGAGATGGCCGAGGTCCCGGTGACGCCGCCGCTGAGTTGGTTGCCCGAGCGGGCGGCACTGGCCCTGGTCTTCCCGCGCAACCGTGAGACCACCTGGCGGTTGGCGGCCATCGCCGAGCGTCGCGCTTCGGATGACAGCTAG
- a CDS encoding nuclear transport factor 2 family protein, which yields MHAFRKAVEARDEAAIEALLADDVVFTSPVAFKPHPGKPITAAILRGVMRVFEDFRYIREITDTNGRDHALVFEATVAGKAVTGCDFLHVNDDGLIDDFMVMVRPLSGATALADAMGAQFDRIQREAIERS from the coding sequence ATGCATGCATTCAGGAAGGCCGTGGAGGCCCGCGACGAGGCCGCAATCGAGGCCCTGCTGGCCGATGACGTCGTATTCACCAGTCCGGTGGCGTTCAAGCCGCATCCGGGCAAACCGATCACGGCTGCGATCCTTCGTGGCGTCATGCGGGTTTTCGAGGACTTCCGCTATATCCGCGAAATCACCGACACCAACGGACGTGACCACGCGCTGGTCTTCGAAGCCACCGTCGCCGGCAAGGCGGTCACCGGTTGCGATTTCCTGCACGTCAACGACGACGGACTGATCGACGACTTCATGGTGATGGTCCGACCACTGTCGGGCGCCACCGCACTGGCCGACGCGATGGGCGCACAGTTCGACCGGATTCAACGCGAGGCGATCGAACGTAGCTGA
- a CDS encoding zinc-dependent alcohol dehydrogenase, which translates to MKAMTYRGPYRIRVEEKDIPKIEHPNDAVVQVKRAAICGSDLHLYHGLMPDTRVGHTFGHEFIGVVHEVGPSVENLSVGDRVMVPFNIFCGSCYFCARGLYSNCHNVNPNATAVGGIYGYSHTCGGYDGGQAEFVRVPFADVGPVKIPDWLSDDDAVLLTDALPTGYFGAQLGDIVEGDTVVVFGAGPVGLFAAKSSWLMGAGRVIVVDHLDYRLEKAETFAHAETYNFTHCDDIVVEMKKATGFLGADVVIDAVGAEADGNLLMHVTSAKLKLQGGSPIALNWAIDSVRKGGTVSVMGAYGPMFSAVKFGDAMNKGLTINANQCPVKRQWPRLLSHIQQGYLNPSDIVTHHIPLEEIAEGYHMFSAKLDNCIKPIVVVNPD; encoded by the coding sequence ATGAAGGCGATGACCTACCGGGGCCCGTACCGAATTCGGGTCGAGGAAAAGGATATTCCGAAGATCGAGCACCCCAACGACGCGGTGGTGCAGGTCAAGCGCGCGGCGATCTGCGGGTCAGATCTGCACCTCTACCACGGGCTGATGCCGGACACCCGGGTCGGCCACACCTTCGGTCACGAGTTCATCGGAGTGGTCCACGAAGTCGGACCGTCCGTAGAGAACCTGAGCGTCGGCGACCGCGTGATGGTGCCCTTCAACATCTTCTGCGGATCCTGCTACTTCTGTGCGCGCGGGCTGTATTCGAACTGCCACAACGTCAACCCGAACGCCACAGCAGTCGGCGGCATCTACGGTTACTCCCACACATGCGGCGGGTACGACGGCGGTCAGGCGGAGTTCGTGCGGGTGCCGTTCGCCGACGTCGGACCGGTCAAGATCCCGGACTGGCTCAGCGACGACGATGCGGTTCTGCTCACCGACGCGCTGCCGACCGGCTACTTCGGTGCGCAACTCGGCGACATCGTCGAGGGTGACACGGTTGTCGTGTTCGGCGCGGGGCCGGTGGGACTGTTCGCCGCGAAGTCGTCCTGGCTCATGGGTGCGGGCCGGGTCATCGTCGTGGACCACCTTGACTACCGCCTGGAGAAGGCCGAGACGTTCGCGCACGCGGAGACCTACAACTTCACCCACTGCGACGACATCGTGGTGGAGATGAAGAAGGCGACCGGATTCCTCGGCGCCGACGTGGTCATCGACGCGGTCGGCGCCGAAGCCGACGGCAATCTGCTCATGCATGTGACCTCAGCCAAGCTCAAGCTGCAGGGCGGTTCGCCCATCGCGCTCAACTGGGCGATCGATTCGGTGCGCAAAGGTGGCACGGTGTCGGTGATGGGCGCCTACGGCCCGATGTTCAGCGCCGTGAAGTTCGGCGATGCGATGAACAAGGGACTGACGATCAATGCCAACCAGTGTCCGGTGAAACGACAGTGGCCACGTCTGCTCTCTCATATTCAACAGGGCTACCTCAATCCCAGTGACATTGTGACCCACCATATTCCGCTGGAGGAGATCGCCGAGGGCTACCACATGTTCTCCGCCAAGCTGGACAACTGCATCAAACCGATCGTCGTCGTCAACCCCGACTGA
- a CDS encoding GAF domain-containing protein has protein sequence MSITTEAPTLPALLRDLADTCIEVLPKADGCGLSMLTTDGRRITSVATDVTGEQLNALHDRYRDNPCAEAWRHAAVVKAATSSTAGRWPQWMTRVHDLGVGSVLTTGLHTAERRIGTVMVFSSEAGAFGAADVASLSVFARTAAARIDALQSGRTGSGTTVLGEAS, from the coding sequence ATGAGCATCACGACGGAGGCCCCGACACTGCCCGCGCTCCTGCGCGACCTCGCCGACACGTGCATCGAGGTGTTGCCGAAAGCCGATGGGTGCGGCTTGAGCATGCTGACCACCGACGGTCGGCGCATCACCTCGGTGGCCACGGACGTGACCGGTGAGCAGCTCAATGCGCTGCACGACCGCTATCGGGACAATCCGTGCGCCGAAGCGTGGCGGCATGCCGCCGTCGTCAAGGCGGCGACGTCGTCCACGGCCGGACGATGGCCACAGTGGATGACGCGGGTCCACGATCTCGGCGTCGGATCAGTGCTCACCACCGGACTGCACACGGCGGAGCGGCGGATCGGAACCGTCATGGTGTTCTCGTCGGAAGCCGGCGCATTCGGCGCGGCCGACGTGGCGTCTCTCTCGGTATTCGCCCGCACCGCCGCCGCACGTATCGATGCGCTCCAATCCGGCCGGACCGGCAGCGGCACAACAGTTCTCGGGGAGGCAAGCTAG
- a CDS encoding phosphotransferase, which yields MQSSLRPQLIERPADLTAEWLTTVLGQGTVSGFTLDRIGTGQMSECYRVALRYDGDGSGPASVVLKVAAADPSSRQTGMAMGLYEREVRFYTDIAPGLGGPVAPCYHGAYDPASGAFDLLLGDADPAQVGDEIRGATVEQATLALGQIGVVHGRLLGDQALEDAQWLNRESPVNQGLISALYAGYLDRYRDQLAPEHRDVCERFVASFDAFMDAEGAPDVRHGLVHGDFRLDNMLFGPEGSERPVTVVDWQTVTWGPAFTDVAYFLGCALPVDQRRAHYDRLLAVYHDALGGAAGVSLDEVREGVRRQSFFGVLMAIVSPMLVERTERGDEMFMAMIARNCQHVLDTDALALLPAPTTPEPLQPNPEDDGRHDPTDEPLWSESWYLDFVDPDQQIGGWIRLGLIPNENHAWINGLLCVPGGPTIAMLDFDAPLPEDHTRVRSDGIELDIDVPAPLRTCRVALRGRGEAHDDAAAILRGEPGRPVEVSMDLTWTTVGQPYQYRISPRYEIPCTVTGTVVADGRTHEFTAVPGQRDHSWAARDWWSMDWVWTALHLDDGTHLHGVQLLIPGTPPIGIGYAQRDGEGLVELTEVTARTTFSDNGLPVSAEVDYAPGDITATIDIRGHAPVLLTSKDGRLSQFPRAWGTVTTTDGRTGVGWIEWNRSQG from the coding sequence GTGCAGTCCTCGTTGCGTCCACAGTTGATCGAACGTCCCGCCGACCTGACCGCCGAATGGCTGACCACCGTGCTCGGACAGGGCACCGTCAGCGGGTTCACCCTCGACCGCATCGGCACCGGCCAGATGAGCGAGTGCTACCGCGTCGCGCTGCGCTACGACGGTGACGGCTCCGGTCCGGCCTCGGTGGTGCTCAAGGTCGCGGCGGCCGACCCGAGCAGCCGCCAGACCGGCATGGCGATGGGACTCTATGAACGCGAGGTCCGGTTCTACACCGATATCGCACCAGGTCTCGGCGGACCCGTCGCACCCTGCTATCACGGAGCCTACGACCCGGCGAGCGGCGCGTTCGACCTCCTGCTCGGCGACGCCGATCCCGCCCAGGTCGGTGACGAGATCCGCGGTGCCACAGTCGAACAGGCGACACTGGCGCTCGGGCAGATCGGGGTGGTGCACGGTCGTCTGCTCGGCGATCAGGCACTGGAGGACGCGCAGTGGCTGAATCGCGAGTCACCGGTGAACCAAGGTCTGATCAGCGCGCTGTACGCCGGGTACCTCGACCGCTACCGCGATCAGCTCGCGCCCGAACACCGGGATGTGTGCGAACGGTTCGTCGCGTCATTCGATGCCTTCATGGATGCCGAGGGTGCCCCGGACGTGCGGCACGGGCTCGTGCACGGCGACTTCCGGCTGGACAACATGCTGTTCGGACCCGAGGGTTCCGAACGCCCGGTGACGGTGGTGGACTGGCAGACCGTCACCTGGGGCCCGGCGTTCACCGATGTCGCGTACTTCCTCGGCTGCGCGCTGCCCGTCGACCAGCGCCGGGCGCACTACGACCGGTTGTTGGCGGTCTACCACGACGCCCTCGGTGGCGCGGCCGGGGTGAGCCTCGACGAGGTTCGCGAGGGCGTGCGCCGCCAGAGTTTCTTCGGTGTGCTCATGGCCATCGTGTCGCCGATGCTCGTCGAGCGGACCGAGCGTGGCGACGAGATGTTCATGGCGATGATCGCGCGCAACTGTCAGCACGTCCTGGACACCGACGCACTGGCCCTGCTGCCCGCCCCGACCACGCCGGAACCGTTGCAGCCCAACCCGGAAGACGACGGCCGCCACGACCCCACCGACGAGCCGCTGTGGAGTGAGAGCTGGTACCTCGACTTCGTCGATCCCGACCAGCAGATCGGCGGCTGGATCCGGTTGGGACTGATCCCGAACGAGAACCATGCGTGGATCAACGGCCTGTTGTGCGTGCCGGGCGGTCCGACGATCGCCATGCTCGACTTCGACGCCCCGCTGCCCGAGGATCACACGCGCGTCCGGTCCGACGGCATCGAGCTGGACATCGACGTGCCGGCGCCGCTGCGCACCTGCCGGGTCGCATTACGGGGACGGGGAGAGGCCCACGACGACGCCGCGGCGATACTGCGCGGCGAGCCAGGCCGACCGGTCGAGGTCTCGATGGACCTGACCTGGACGACGGTCGGGCAGCCGTATCAGTACCGCATCTCTCCACGTTACGAGATCCCCTGCACGGTAACGGGAACCGTGGTGGCCGACGGGCGTACCCACGAGTTCACTGCCGTCCCGGGTCAGCGTGACCACTCGTGGGCGGCGCGGGACTGGTGGAGCATGGACTGGGTGTGGACCGCACTGCACCTCGACGACGGCACCCACCTGCACGGGGTGCAGCTCCTGATCCCCGGCACACCACCGATTGGTATCGGCTATGCCCAGCGGGACGGGGAAGGGCTCGTCGAGCTCACCGAGGTCACCGCGCGAACCACCTTCTCGGACAACGGACTACCGGTTTCGGCCGAGGTCGACTACGCGCCGGGCGACATCACGGCCACCATCGACATCCGCGGGCACGCCCCGGTGCTGCTCACCTCCAAAGACGGCAGGCTCAGCCAGTTCCCGCGCGCATGGGGGACGGTGACCACCACGGATGGCCGCACCGGGGTGGGCTGGATCGAGTGGAACCGCAGCCAGGGCTGA
- a CDS encoding SDR family NAD(P)-dependent oxidoreductase: protein MKVLVTGGTGFVGAWTAKALQEAGHDVRFLVRNPDRLTTSAEKIGVDIGDHVVGDIADPAATSAALEGCDAVIHCAAMVSTDPDRADEMLHTNLEGARNVLGGAVRAGIDPIVHVSSFTALFRPDLDVLHADLPVVGGSDGYGRSKAAVEAYARGLQDGGAPVNITYPGMVLGPPAGDQFGEAAEGVEASVKMRGVPGRSAAWIVIDVRDLADLHVALLEPGRGPRRYMAGGQRVPVDKLASMIGAAAGQTLLVYPVPDIALRSAGRLLDVVGPFLPFETPINSAAMQYYTQMPESDDEPSRHDLGIIQRDPAETIADTVEGLRQVGRL from the coding sequence ATGAAGGTTCTGGTTACCGGCGGCACCGGCTTCGTCGGTGCGTGGACAGCGAAGGCCCTCCAGGAGGCGGGCCACGACGTGCGGTTCCTGGTCCGCAACCCCGACCGGCTGACCACCAGCGCCGAGAAGATCGGCGTCGACATCGGCGACCACGTCGTCGGCGACATCGCCGATCCCGCCGCCACCTCGGCCGCCCTGGAGGGCTGCGACGCGGTGATCCATTGCGCGGCAATGGTTTCCACAGATCCCGATCGTGCGGATGAGATGCTGCACACCAACCTCGAAGGCGCTCGAAACGTGCTCGGCGGCGCCGTACGGGCCGGCATCGACCCGATCGTCCACGTGTCGAGCTTCACCGCCCTGTTCCGTCCGGATCTCGACGTGTTGCACGCGGACCTGCCGGTGGTCGGTGGCAGCGACGGCTACGGCCGGTCCAAGGCCGCGGTCGAGGCGTACGCCCGCGGCCTCCAGGACGGCGGCGCGCCGGTGAACATCACCTATCCCGGCATGGTCCTCGGCCCGCCCGCAGGTGATCAGTTCGGCGAGGCCGCGGAGGGCGTGGAGGCGTCGGTGAAGATGCGCGGTGTGCCCGGCCGGAGCGCGGCGTGGATCGTCATCGACGTCCGGGATCTGGCCGACCTGCACGTGGCCCTGCTCGAGCCGGGTCGCGGCCCGCGACGTTACATGGCGGGCGGACAACGGGTTCCGGTCGACAAGCTGGCATCGATGATCGGCGCGGCCGCCGGCCAGACACTGCTCGTCTACCCCGTACCCGACATCGCGCTGCGCAGCGCGGGCAGGCTGCTCGACGTCGTCGGACCGTTCCTGCCGTTCGAGACGCCGATCAACTCGGCGGCGATGCAGTACTACACCCAGATGCCGGAATCCGACGACGAGCCCAGCCGGCACGACCTCGGCATCATCCAGCGCGACCCCGCCGAGACGATCGCCGACACCGTCGAGGGTCTCCGCCAGGTCGGCAGGCTCTAG
- a CDS encoding NAD(P)/FAD-dependent oxidoreductase, which yields MTASLSPTDTADAVVIGAGHNGLVAAALLADAGWDVVVLEAQDEPGGAVRSAELVPGYVSDLYSAFYPLSAASPVLRSLALEDHGLRWSHAPAVVGHARAADDTDAPVVYRDIDRTAAELDRHHAGDGQRWIDAFELYKRIDKPLLNTLFAPFPPVRGPVGLLRGLGTAEALRLAHLLLLPAGELARNLFGGEAARLLVLGNAMHADVPVDAPGSGVMGYLMMMLAQDGGFPVPVGGAGQLTRALVSRAVAAGARVECGRDVASIDVRGRRATAVRCTDGRVVRCRRAVIANTSAPALYRHLLPSDVLPRHLRDGPDRFVWDTPVLKINYALDSAIPWRSPALGQAGTVHLGADHAGLIRWMADLNTATLPEQPFLLFGQMTTADPTRSPAGTESAWAYTHLPRELTDDGSADKVAAAVDAVVESHAPGFAERIVGKVVQRPSDLQASDANLHAGAVNGGTAQLFQQVIFRPAPGQGRAQTPLDNVFLGSAAAPPGGGVHGICGRNAARAALAADGARGWPRRRLNRLATKVLLG from the coding sequence ATGACAGCTAGCCTCTCGCCCACCGACACCGCAGATGCTGTGGTGATCGGCGCAGGTCACAACGGTCTGGTCGCCGCCGCGTTGCTCGCCGACGCCGGCTGGGACGTCGTCGTCCTGGAGGCCCAGGATGAGCCCGGGGGCGCCGTACGCAGCGCCGAACTGGTGCCCGGTTACGTCAGCGACCTCTACAGCGCGTTCTATCCGCTGTCGGCGGCCTCGCCGGTGCTGCGGTCGCTGGCGCTGGAGGACCACGGACTGCGCTGGTCACACGCCCCGGCCGTGGTCGGGCACGCGCGCGCCGCCGACGACACCGACGCACCGGTCGTCTATCGCGACATCGACCGCACCGCAGCAGAACTCGATCGACACCACGCCGGCGACGGGCAGCGCTGGATCGATGCGTTCGAACTCTACAAACGGATCGACAAGCCCCTGCTGAACACGCTGTTCGCCCCGTTCCCGCCCGTGCGCGGGCCGGTGGGACTGCTCCGCGGGCTCGGCACCGCCGAAGCGCTGCGACTGGCTCATCTTCTGCTGCTGCCTGCCGGCGAACTCGCCCGGAACCTCTTCGGCGGGGAGGCCGCCCGCCTGCTGGTGCTCGGCAACGCGATGCACGCCGACGTGCCGGTGGACGCCCCCGGAAGCGGTGTCATGGGCTACCTGATGATGATGCTGGCGCAGGACGGAGGTTTTCCCGTGCCCGTCGGCGGCGCGGGACAGCTGACCCGGGCGCTGGTGAGCCGGGCCGTCGCTGCCGGCGCGCGCGTCGAATGCGGCCGTGACGTCGCCTCGATCGACGTGCGCGGCCGGCGTGCCACGGCCGTCCGGTGCACCGACGGGCGCGTGGTGCGGTGCCGCCGCGCCGTCATCGCGAACACCTCGGCCCCGGCGCTGTACCGGCACCTCCTGCCCTCCGACGTGCTGCCCCGGCATCTGCGCGACGGACCGGACAGATTCGTCTGGGACACCCCGGTGCTCAAGATCAACTATGCGCTCGACTCTGCGATCCCCTGGCGGTCCCCGGCCCTCGGCCAGGCCGGGACGGTCCACCTCGGGGCCGACCACGCCGGACTCATCCGGTGGATGGCCGACCTCAACACCGCGACACTGCCCGAGCAGCCGTTCCTGCTGTTCGGGCAGATGACCACCGCAGATCCCACCCGCTCCCCCGCCGGGACCGAAAGCGCCTGGGCCTACACGCATCTGCCCCGCGAACTGACCGACGACGGGTCGGCGGACAAGGTGGCCGCCGCCGTCGACGCGGTCGTCGAGAGCCATGCCCCGGGCTTCGCCGAGCGCATCGTCGGGAAGGTGGTTCAGCGGCCGTCGGACCTCCAGGCCAGTGATGCCAACCTGCACGCGGGGGCCGTCAACGGCGGCACCGCGCAGCTGTTCCAGCAGGTGATCTTTCGTCCGGCCCCGGGACAGGGCCGGGCACAGACACCGCTCGACAACGTCTTTCTCGGTAGCGCGGCGGCACCGCCCGGCGGCGGGGTGCACGGGATATGTGGGCGCAATGCGGCCCGCGCGGCGTTGGCCGCCGACGGCGCCCGCGGGTGGCCCCGTCGCCGGCTCAATCGCCTCGCTACCAAAGTCCTGCTCGGCTGA
- a CDS encoding HNH endonuclease signature motif containing protein codes for MSSMAPPDTADVLMGQSERLDGFFAELAELAGQRNAIDGRIAEIAAEIDKARLWGFTGVKSMEGLIAWKLGTSRRNAETIVAVARRMTEFPRCSGGLREGRLSLDQVGAIAEGAGKGSDAHYAELAAHSTVSQLRTAIKQEPRPEPEPEPSPEPEPEPDVVPDRGGLGSISKTSDGEFTCGRIRLAAPEAAKFEAALHSHHEALIAQWKHDSDGAGVGRPPMPAAIDGFMELVDAGWDAEAARRPHGQHTTVVVHVDVKDRIAALHLGPALSVEQRRYLSCDATCEVWFERDGQVIGSGRTTRTISRRLRRALEYRDRSCVVPGCGATKGLHAHHLQHWEDGGPTDLDNLVLICPFHHRLHHRGGITLTGPADQLVVTDQRGRTLEPGSLARPPTQPPPEVRPYRGPSGERIQWKWYHPYQPEPPTSN; via the coding sequence ATGTCCTCGATGGCGCCGCCTGACACCGCCGATGTTTTGATGGGTCAGTCGGAGCGCCTGGACGGGTTTTTCGCCGAGTTGGCGGAGTTGGCGGGGCAGCGCAATGCCATTGACGGGCGGATCGCGGAGATCGCTGCGGAGATCGATAAGGCTCGGTTGTGGGGGTTTACCGGGGTGAAGTCGATGGAGGGGTTGATCGCGTGGAAGTTGGGCACCTCGCGGCGTAACGCCGAGACGATCGTGGCGGTGGCGCGGCGGATGACGGAGTTTCCCCGCTGTAGCGGGGGTTTGCGCGAGGGTCGGCTGTCGCTGGATCAGGTCGGGGCGATCGCCGAGGGTGCGGGCAAGGGCTCCGATGCCCATTACGCGGAGTTGGCTGCGCATTCCACGGTCAGTCAGTTGCGCACCGCGATCAAACAGGAACCCCGCCCCGAACCCGAACCTGAGCCATCTCCGGAACCCGAGCCTGAGCCTGACGTTGTGCCTGATCGGGGTGGTTTGGGGTCGATCTCCAAGACCAGCGACGGTGAGTTCACGTGTGGGCGGATCAGGCTTGCTGCCCCGGAAGCGGCGAAGTTCGAGGCCGCGCTGCACTCTCATCACGAGGCCTTGATCGCGCAGTGGAAGCACGACAGCGACGGTGCTGGTGTGGGGCGCCCACCGATGCCGGCTGCCATCGACGGGTTCATGGAGCTGGTCGATGCCGGCTGGGACGCCGAGGCCGCGCGTCGCCCGCACGGGCAGCACACCACCGTGGTGGTACACGTCGATGTCAAAGACCGCATCGCCGCGCTACATCTGGGGCCGGCGCTTTCGGTCGAGCAGCGCCGCTATCTGTCCTGTGATGCCACTTGCGAGGTGTGGTTCGAACGTGACGGGCAGGTCATCGGCTCCGGCAGAACGACCCGCACGATCAGCCGCCGGCTACGCCGGGCGCTGGAATACCGCGACCGCTCGTGTGTGGTGCCCGGCTGCGGGGCCACCAAAGGCTTGCATGCCCATCACCTGCAGCATTGGGAGGACGGCGGGCCCACCGACCTGGACAACCTGGTGCTGATCTGCCCGTTCCATCACCGCCTGCACCACCGCGGCGGAATCACCCTGACCGGACCGGCAGATCAGCTGGTCGTCACCGACCAGCGCGGCAGAACCTTGGAACCGGGCTCGTTGGCCCGGCCCCCGACTCAACCCCCACCCGAAGTGCGGCCTTATCGCGGACCGTCGGGCGAACGCATCCAATGGAAGTGGTACCACCCCTACCAACCCGAGCCACCAACGAGCAACTAA